The Bradyrhizobium sp. WBAH42 genome includes a window with the following:
- the fdhD gene encoding formate dehydrogenase accessory sulfurtransferase FdhD, whose translation MMKIDKAPVPLIVPNPDDPRLTQSVTGTDQTGARVEIKVPMERPLTLYLNAQEIVTMMTIGDYPEYLALGYLLNQNMLKYNDVVTEVEYDDDLQVVVVRTSHHTNFEAKLKKRTQTSGCAQGTAFGDLLEAVESVALPKAELRTSWLYQMTQTINTMPSLYLEAGAIHGCVLCKEGTPLCYTEDVGRHNAVDKIAGWMYRHGVDASDKILYTTGRLTSEMVIKTVRMGIPILVSRSGFTAWGVDLARQVGLTLVGRTRGKRFIVLAGEERIVYDQNLTYVEEESAKHKRKGEGGDD comes from the coding sequence ATGATGAAGATCGACAAAGCCCCGGTGCCCCTGATCGTCCCCAATCCGGACGATCCACGCCTGACCCAGAGCGTGACCGGCACCGACCAGACCGGCGCCAGGGTCGAGATCAAGGTGCCGATGGAGCGGCCGCTGACGCTCTATTTGAACGCCCAGGAGATCGTCACCATGATGACGATCGGCGACTACCCCGAATATCTGGCGCTCGGCTACCTGCTGAACCAGAACATGCTGAAATATAATGACGTGGTCACCGAGGTCGAGTACGACGACGACCTCCAGGTGGTCGTCGTGCGCACCTCACACCACACCAATTTCGAGGCCAAGCTGAAGAAGCGCACGCAGACGTCCGGCTGCGCGCAGGGCACCGCCTTCGGCGACCTCCTGGAGGCGGTCGAGAGCGTCGCGCTGCCCAAGGCGGAGCTGCGCACCTCCTGGCTCTACCAGATGACGCAGACCATCAACACCATGCCCTCGCTTTACCTGGAGGCCGGCGCGATCCACGGCTGCGTGCTGTGCAAGGAGGGCACGCCGCTCTGCTACACCGAGGATGTCGGCCGCCACAACGCCGTCGACAAGATCGCGGGCTGGATGTACCGCCACGGCGTCGACGCTTCCGACAAGATCCTCTACACCACCGGGCGCCTCACCTCGGAGATGGTGATCAAGACCGTGCGCATGGGCATTCCGATCCTGGTGTCGCGCTCCGGCTTCACCGCCTGGGGTGTCGATCTCGCAAGACAGGTCGGCCTGACGCTGGTCGGACGCACCCGCGGCAAGCGCTTCATCGTGCTCGCAGGCGAAGAGCGCATCGTCTACGACCAGAACCTCACTTATGTCGAAGAGGAATCGGCCAAGCACAAGCGCAAGGGTGAAGGCGGTGACGACTGA
- the mobA gene encoding molybdenum cofactor guanylyltransferase MobA, whose product MSAARVPPTLGVLLAGGLARRMGGGDKPMRTIGGRTILERVIARLSPQCSELILNANGDPARFAAFGLQVVADDVPGFPGPLAGILAALDWTAANRPEIEWVLSAAGDCPFLPRDLVARLHEARAHENAQLAVAASDEQSHPVIGLWRVALREELRHALVVEDLRKIDRWTARYPLATVTWPTEPVDPFFNANTVEDIAEAERLATLDDHPKPLR is encoded by the coding sequence ATGTCCGCGGCGCGTGTTCCGCCGACCCTTGGCGTGCTGCTCGCCGGCGGGCTGGCGCGGCGCATGGGCGGCGGCGACAAGCCGATGCGCACCATCGGTGGCCGCACCATTCTGGAACGCGTGATCGCGCGTCTCTCGCCCCAGTGCAGCGAGCTGATCCTCAACGCCAACGGCGATCCCGCCCGCTTTGCCGCGTTCGGCTTGCAGGTCGTCGCCGACGACGTGCCCGGCTTCCCCGGCCCCCTCGCCGGCATCCTCGCGGCGCTCGACTGGACCGCGGCGAACCGGCCGGAGATCGAATGGGTGCTCAGCGCCGCCGGCGACTGCCCGTTCCTGCCTCGCGACCTCGTGGCGCGCCTGCATGAGGCGCGCGCGCATGAGAACGCACAGCTCGCGGTCGCTGCATCAGATGAGCAGTCGCATCCGGTGATCGGCCTGTGGCGTGTCGCCTTGCGTGAGGAGCTGCGCCACGCCCTCGTGGTCGAAGACCTCCGCAAGATCGACCGCTGGACCGCGCGCTATCCGCTCGCGACAGTGACCTGGCCGACCGAGCCGGTCGATCCGTTCTTCAATGCGAACACGGTCGAGGACATTGCCGAGGCCGAGCGGCTGGCGACGCTGGATGACCATCCTAAGCCGCTGCGTTGA
- a CDS encoding molybdopterin biosynthesis protein has product MTMIPKSPDRSALEQEQFLKILSREEALARFEAALFPRALQTETRKLVAALGTALAEDVTAPIDVPPFDRSNVDGFAVRSADLAAAGEGAPVRLALNGETIHCGTAPILQVAAGTATAIATGGPLPRGADAVVMVEHTQPAGQDAIDVRRAVSPGLFVSYAGSDIARGEALLRAGTIIGSREIGMLAACGVAEVSVVRRPRVAVISTGDELVQPGQVLGPAEIYDTNGAIVAAAIDENGGEAVFLGAIPDDEAKLEAAMRDALADADMLVLSGGTSKGAGDLSHRIIGRLGAPGIIAHGVALKPGKPLCLAVCDGKPVVILPGFPTSAMFTFHDMIVPVLRRMAGLPPRSDAKVNVTVPVRIASELGRTEFVMVSLVQGRAGLIAYPSGKGSGAITSFAQADGFLRIDALADQMPAGTETEVTLFTPHVRVPDLVIVGSHCTGLDLVTAQLAHASLTVRSIAVGSLGGLAAAKRGECDLAPIHLFDDRSETYNTPYLVEGLELVAGWRRMQGIVFRKGDKRFEGLSAKEAVAAALADPTCIMVNRNQGAGTRILIDRLLGGVRPEGYWNQPRSHNAVAAAVAQHRADWGMTIAPVAHAGGLGFIPLAEEHYDFALVTARKDRPAVRAFLDALGSSAARAALERAGFRPA; this is encoded by the coding sequence ATGACGATGATCCCGAAATCACCAGACCGCAGCGCGCTCGAGCAGGAGCAGTTCCTCAAGATCCTGTCGCGCGAGGAGGCCTTGGCGCGCTTCGAGGCGGCCTTGTTCCCGCGTGCGCTTCAAACCGAAACGCGCAAGCTCGTGGCTGCGCTGGGCACTGCCCTCGCTGAAGACGTCACGGCGCCGATCGACGTGCCGCCGTTCGACCGCTCCAATGTCGACGGCTTCGCCGTGCGCTCCGCCGACCTTGCGGCGGCCGGCGAGGGCGCGCCGGTGCGCCTCGCGCTGAATGGCGAGACCATTCATTGCGGGACCGCGCCGATACTGCAGGTGGCGGCCGGAACCGCAACGGCGATCGCCACCGGAGGTCCGTTGCCGCGCGGCGCCGATGCCGTGGTCATGGTCGAGCACACCCAGCCGGCCGGCCAGGATGCGATCGATGTCCGTCGCGCCGTCTCGCCGGGGCTATTCGTCTCGTATGCCGGATCCGACATCGCGCGCGGCGAGGCTTTGCTGCGCGCCGGCACCATCATCGGCTCGCGCGAGATCGGCATGCTGGCGGCTTGCGGTGTCGCCGAGGTGAGTGTCGTGCGCAGACCGCGGGTTGCCGTCATCTCCACCGGGGACGAGCTGGTTCAGCCCGGCCAGGTGCTCGGGCCCGCCGAGATCTACGATACCAACGGCGCCATCGTCGCGGCCGCGATCGACGAAAACGGTGGTGAGGCTGTCTTCCTAGGCGCCATTCCGGACGACGAAGCCAAGCTCGAAGCCGCCATGCGCGACGCGCTTGCGGATGCCGACATGCTGGTGCTGTCGGGCGGCACGTCGAAAGGCGCGGGCGACCTCTCTCATCGCATCATCGGCCGGCTCGGCGCACCCGGCATCATCGCCCACGGCGTTGCGCTCAAGCCCGGCAAGCCGCTGTGCCTTGCGGTGTGCGACGGCAAACCTGTCGTGATCCTGCCGGGCTTTCCAACCTCGGCGATGTTCACCTTCCACGACATGATCGTGCCGGTGCTGCGCAGGATGGCCGGACTGCCGCCGCGTTCCGATGCCAAGGTGAACGTGACCGTGCCGGTGCGCATCGCCTCCGAGCTCGGCCGCACCGAATTCGTCATGGTTTCGCTGGTCCAGGGCAGGGCGGGTCTCATCGCCTATCCCTCCGGCAAGGGGTCTGGTGCGATCACGTCCTTTGCGCAGGCGGACGGCTTTCTGCGCATCGACGCACTTGCCGACCAGATGCCGGCCGGCACCGAAACCGAGGTGACGCTGTTCACGCCGCATGTGCGCGTGCCGGATCTCGTCATCGTCGGCAGCCATTGCACCGGCCTCGATCTCGTCACCGCACAGCTCGCGCATGCCAGCCTGACCGTGCGCTCAATCGCGGTCGGCAGCCTTGGAGGATTGGCGGCGGCCAAGCGCGGCGAATGCGATCTCGCGCCGATCCATCTGTTCGACGATCGCAGCGAGACCTACAACACGCCCTATCTCGTCGAAGGACTCGAGCTCGTCGCCGGCTGGCGGCGGATGCAGGGCATTGTCTTCCGCAAGGGCGACAAACGTTTCGAAGGCCTGAGCGCAAAGGAGGCTGTTGCGGCTGCGCTCGCCGACCCCACCTGCATCATGGTCAACCGCAACCAGGGCGCCGGCACGCGCATCCTGATCGACCGGCTGCTCGGCGGCGTCCGGCCGGAAGGCTATTGGAACCAGCCGCGTTCGCACAATGCGGTTGCGGCGGCCGTGGCGCAGCACCGCGCCGACTGGGGCATGACCATTGCGCCGGTCGCCCACGCCGGCGGCCTCGGTTTCATTCCGCTGGCCGAAGAGCATTACGATTTCGCGCTGGTGACCGCGCGCAAGGATCGGCCGGCCGTGCGGGCCTTTCTCGATGCGCTCGGCTCGAGCGCAGCGCGCGCCGCACTTGAGCGCGCGGGTTTCCGGCCTGCGTAG
- a CDS encoding molybdopterin-binding protein, translated as MTQRLPPSLTPLDTALAALLRGVDPVAPVEVPLAEAIGCIAAGDPLLAAHPSRDIAAVDGWALSANDLVGASAYSPVPLTTAPAWVEAGDTMPAGCDCVLDADAVEMSGPLAQVLAEGAPGQGVRRAGSDIAARMAVAAAGHPIGAADLLLARVAGVEKLAVRRPRLRIVNVPSGTVTAQMIAGIAHTAGLDVETRQARARDEASIADALDASSCDVLLTIGGSGVGRQDAAIAALARRGEVMAHGLALQPGRTAAVGRLGRVPVIALPGSPDHALAVWLALVLPLVERLSAHRPRRKVSLPLARKIASSVGLTEIALLAEEHRAWIPLAVGEWPLQAVARADAWLLISASDEGFAAGTPIDADLMPA; from the coding sequence ATGACCCAGCGCCTGCCGCCCTCGCTCACGCCGCTCGACACCGCGCTCGCCGCGCTGTTGCGGGGCGTTGATCCCGTTGCGCCGGTGGAGGTGCCGCTGGCGGAGGCGATCGGCTGCATCGCGGCTGGCGATCCGCTGCTCGCCGCCCATCCTTCGCGCGACATTGCGGCCGTAGACGGTTGGGCGCTATCGGCCAACGATCTCGTCGGCGCGTCCGCTTATTCGCCCGTGCCGCTGACAACGGCCCCTGCATGGGTCGAGGCCGGTGACACGATGCCGGCGGGATGCGACTGCGTGCTCGATGCCGACGCCGTGGAGATGTCGGGGCCGCTTGCCCAGGTGCTCGCAGAGGGGGCGCCGGGGCAGGGTGTCAGGCGCGCCGGCAGCGACATCGCCGCGCGCATGGCCGTGGCGGCTGCGGGCCATCCCATCGGTGCGGCGGACCTGCTGCTCGCGCGCGTGGCGGGCGTGGAGAAACTCGCCGTCAGGCGGCCGCGGCTGCGCATCGTCAATGTGCCGAGTGGAACGGTCACGGCGCAGATGATTGCCGGGATCGCGCACACAGCGGGACTGGATGTGGAAACGCGTCAAGCGCGTGCGCGCGATGAAGCGTCGATCGCCGATGCGCTCGATGCGTCGTCTTGCGACGTTCTGCTGACCATCGGCGGTAGCGGTGTCGGCCGCCAGGACGCTGCCATCGCGGCCCTCGCCCGGCGCGGCGAGGTGATGGCGCACGGCCTTGCGCTGCAGCCGGGACGCACGGCGGCGGTCGGACGGCTGGGACGGGTTCCCGTCATTGCCTTGCCCGGCTCACCCGATCATGCGCTTGCAGTCTGGCTTGCACTCGTGCTGCCGCTCGTCGAGCGTTTGTCGGCGCATCGGCCGCGCCGAAAAGTGTCGCTGCCGCTTGCGCGAAAAATCGCCTCCAGCGTCGGCCTGACGGAAATCGCTTTGCTGGCCGAGGAACATCGTGCCTGGATACCGCTTGCCGTGGGCGAATGGCCGCTCCAGGCGGTCGCCCGTGCGGACGCATGGCTGCTGATTTCCGCGAGCGACGAGGGATTTGCGGCAGGTACGCCGATCGATGCCGATCTGATGCCGGCGTGA
- a CDS encoding substrate-binding domain-containing protein — protein sequence MGRLSVALVLLCGLAAGIAASSAEERRIVLASTTATQESGLLDYLLPIFRDRTGIDVTVIARRADEVLDGARRGEVDVVLMHARPQEEKFVADGFGVKRYDVMYSDYVLIGPKSDPAGVKGKDIATALKAIEAKGAPFVTRGDRSGTHAAELALWIVAGIDIAGAKGAWYREAGPGMAAALEAARAANAYELADRGSWIAFRDRGDLDIVVEGDRRLLNQYGVMLVNPAKFPNVKKDLAQTFVDWLTSPEGQTAIAGYKVDAQQLFFPNSDRSGG from the coding sequence ATGGGCCGCCTGTCCGTTGCACTTGTGCTCCTCTGCGGCCTTGCCGCAGGCATTGCGGCGTCATCCGCGGAGGAGCGCAGAATCGTCCTCGCTTCGACGACGGCGACGCAGGAGTCCGGGCTGCTCGACTATCTGCTGCCGATCTTCCGCGACAGGACCGGCATTGACGTCACCGTGATCGCGCGGCGCGCCGACGAGGTGCTCGATGGTGCGCGGCGGGGCGAGGTCGACGTCGTGCTGATGCACGCGCGGCCACAGGAGGAGAAGTTCGTTGCCGACGGCTTTGGCGTGAAGCGCTACGACGTGATGTACAGCGACTATGTGCTGATCGGGCCGAAGAGCGATCCCGCGGGCGTGAAGGGCAAGGACATCGCGACGGCGCTGAAGGCGATCGAAGCCAAGGGCGCGCCGTTCGTGACGCGCGGCGATCGCTCGGGCACCCACGCCGCGGAGCTCGCGCTTTGGATCGTGGCCGGCATCGATATCGCCGGCGCCAAGGGCGCCTGGTATCGCGAGGCCGGGCCCGGCATGGCCGCGGCGCTCGAGGCCGCGCGCGCCGCCAATGCTTACGAGCTGGCGGATCGCGGCAGCTGGATCGCCTTCAGGGATCGCGGCGATCTCGACATCGTCGTCGAAGGCGACCGGCGGCTGCTCAACCAATATGGCGTGATGCTGGTGAACCCTGCGAAGTTCCCGAACGTGAAGAAGGACCTCGCGCAGACTTTCGTCGACTGGCTGACGTCGCCCGAGGGGCAGACGGCGATCGCCGGCTACAAGGTCGACGCGCAGCAACTGTTTTTCCCCAATTCGGACAGGTCGGGCGGCTGA
- a CDS encoding helix-turn-helix transcriptional regulator — protein MEFLTTSEAADYLRLGERKLYELVTTGAIPCSKVTGKWLFPRHELDLWVLSGLARPAGMLIAEPPPVVGGSQDELLDWSLRESGSGLGSMSEGSARGVERLQRNEVMAAAVHFHALDASDNLAGDASMEALRTTPDLHDAVLVAFVRREEGLVLPHGNPQHLHSLTDVLAAGARMATRQQGTGAQMLLDVLLKRAGASMRDLRRIETPALTGPDLAELVRAGQADCGIATRAAARSAGLDFVPLVWENFDLAMRQRSYFRPAMQALLRFMNDRRLRQRAEELTGYDPSPAGLIRFAA, from the coding sequence ATGGAATTCCTGACCACCAGCGAAGCCGCCGACTACCTTCGGCTCGGCGAACGCAAGCTCTACGAACTCGTCACCACCGGTGCGATCCCCTGCAGCAAGGTGACGGGGAAATGGCTCTTCCCACGGCACGAGCTCGATCTCTGGGTCCTGTCGGGCCTGGCGCGTCCGGCCGGCATGTTGATCGCCGAGCCGCCGCCGGTCGTCGGCGGCAGCCAGGACGAGCTCTTGGATTGGAGCCTGCGCGAGTCCGGCTCCGGGCTCGGATCGATGAGCGAGGGCAGCGCGCGCGGGGTCGAGCGCTTGCAGCGCAACGAGGTGATGGCCGCGGCTGTGCACTTCCACGCCCTGGATGCCTCCGACAATCTCGCCGGCGATGCCAGTATGGAAGCGCTGCGGACCACGCCGGACCTGCATGATGCGGTGCTGGTCGCGTTCGTCCGCCGCGAAGAAGGCCTCGTGCTGCCACACGGCAATCCCCAGCACCTGCACAGCCTGACGGACGTGCTCGCAGCCGGCGCCCGGATGGCGACGCGGCAACAGGGCACGGGCGCGCAGATGCTGCTCGACGTGCTGCTGAAGCGTGCGGGCGCCTCGATGCGGGACCTGCGCCGCATCGAGACGCCGGCTTTGACGGGCCCGGATCTTGCCGAGCTGGTTCGCGCCGGCCAGGCCGATTGCGGCATCGCGACGCGCGCCGCGGCGCGCTCGGCCGGCCTCGATTTCGTGCCGCTGGTCTGGGAGAATTTCGACCTTGCGATGCGGCAGCGCAGCTATTTCCGCCCTGCCATGCAGGCCCTGCTCCGCTTCATGAACGATCGGCGGCTGCGCCAGCGCGCGGAAGAGCTGACCGGTTACGATCCCTCGCCCGCAGGACTGATCCGCTTCGCAGCCTGA
- a CDS encoding ABC transporter substrate-binding protein, whose protein sequence is MYSTRFGLPVAAALAAALLPGAARAQVSDDVVKIGVLTDMNGPASAPTGQGSVTAAQMAIDDFGGKVLGKPISIVIGDHQLKADIGGTIARRWYDVDQVDLIVDVPVSAVGLAVQNVANEKKRLFITHSTGTADFHGKFCSPYAIQWVFDTRALAVGTADAVVKRGGDSWFFITDDYAFGHSLERDASAVVTANGGKVLGSVRPPLATPDLSSFVLQAQASKAKIIGIAAGPPNNMNEIKTGAEFGVFKGGQQMAALLALITDIHGLGLQAAQGLLLTTSFYWDMDDKTREWSKRYFAKMNKMPSMWQAGVYSSVMHYLNAIKETGTDDPLKVAAKMREKPIEDFFARNGKLREDNLMVHDLWLVQVKTPEESKYPWDYYKILTTISGDKAFGPPDPACAMVKK, encoded by the coding sequence GTGTATTCAACGAGATTTGGACTGCCCGTCGCGGCCGCACTTGCGGCAGCGCTGCTGCCGGGCGCGGCCAGGGCGCAGGTTTCCGACGACGTCGTCAAGATCGGCGTTCTCACCGACATGAACGGCCCGGCCTCGGCGCCGACCGGCCAGGGCTCGGTGACCGCCGCGCAGATGGCGATCGACGATTTCGGCGGCAAGGTGCTCGGCAAGCCGATCAGCATCGTGATCGGCGACCACCAGCTCAAGGCCGACATCGGCGGCACGATCGCGCGGCGTTGGTACGACGTCGACCAGGTCGATCTGATCGTAGACGTGCCCGTCTCCGCGGTTGGCCTCGCGGTGCAGAACGTCGCCAACGAGAAGAAGCGGCTGTTCATCACCCACTCCACCGGGACCGCGGATTTCCACGGCAAGTTCTGCTCGCCTTACGCCATCCAATGGGTGTTCGACACCCGCGCGCTCGCGGTCGGCACTGCGGACGCCGTGGTCAAGCGCGGCGGCGACAGCTGGTTCTTCATCACCGACGATTATGCCTTCGGCCATTCGCTGGAGCGCGACGCTTCCGCCGTCGTCACCGCCAATGGCGGCAAGGTGCTGGGCTCGGTGCGGCCGCCATTGGCAACGCCCGATCTCTCCTCCTTCGTGCTGCAGGCGCAGGCCTCCAAGGCCAAGATCATCGGCATTGCCGCCGGTCCCCCCAACAACATGAACGAGATCAAGACCGGCGCCGAGTTCGGCGTGTTCAAGGGCGGCCAGCAGATGGCGGCGCTGCTGGCGCTGATCACCGACATCCACGGCCTCGGACTGCAGGCGGCGCAAGGCCTGCTCCTGACCACCTCGTTCTACTGGGACATGGACGACAAGACCCGCGAATGGTCGAAGCGCTATTTCGCCAAGATGAACAAGATGCCGTCGATGTGGCAGGCCGGCGTCTATTCCAGCGTGATGCACTATCTCAACGCCATCAAGGAGACCGGCACCGACGATCCGCTGAAAGTGGCGGCGAAGATGCGCGAGAAGCCGATCGAGGATTTCTTCGCCCGCAACGGCAAGCTGCGCGAGGACAATCTGATGGTGCACGATCTCTGGCTGGTGCAGGTGAAGACGCCGGAGGAGAGCAAATATCCGTGGGACTATTACAAGATCCTCACCACCATCTCCGGCGACAAGGCGTTCGGTCCGCCGGACCCGGCGTGTGCGATGGTGAAGAAATAG
- a CDS encoding TAXI family TRAP transporter solute-binding subunit, giving the protein MRFAMIILGAALLASPAAAQTGGTAIPTTTISLGTATPGGGFPLYGNAFAEVMNAADPHLTIAPRNTKGSNENIPLLEKGELDLALVAGEPAYEAFAGIGRAPVRLKILTAIYSNPGMFVVRADSPYTTIRDLVGQPVAFGAKGSGLPILARYVLDGLGLKQDEDFKAIYLDRAGDGPAMVEDGRVAALWGAGIGWPGFAAVASSASGARFIAPSADEIARIRAKHAFLKPLTVPAGSYPKQTEPIASLGSWSFVLTREDLPDDIAYRLAKTLRGNEATFCKKLAQACETTAANTVAAAPKAELIHPGVMTYFREIGVVK; this is encoded by the coding sequence ATGAGATTCGCGATGATCATTCTAGGTGCGGCGCTGCTCGCCAGCCCAGCCGCCGCCCAGACCGGAGGCACGGCCATTCCGACCACGACGATCAGCTTGGGTACGGCGACGCCCGGCGGCGGCTTCCCGCTCTATGGCAACGCCTTCGCGGAGGTGATGAATGCGGCCGATCCGCATCTCACCATCGCGCCGCGCAACACCAAGGGCAGCAACGAGAACATTCCGCTGCTGGAGAAGGGCGAGCTCGACCTCGCGCTGGTCGCGGGCGAGCCGGCCTACGAGGCCTTCGCCGGCATCGGCCGTGCGCCTGTGCGCCTGAAGATTCTCACGGCGATCTATTCCAACCCCGGCATGTTCGTGGTGCGCGCCGACAGTCCCTACACGACGATCCGCGATCTCGTCGGTCAGCCCGTCGCGTTCGGCGCCAAGGGCTCCGGCCTGCCGATCCTGGCGCGCTATGTGCTCGATGGTCTCGGGCTGAAGCAGGACGAGGACTTCAAGGCGATCTATCTCGACCGCGCCGGCGACGGCCCCGCGATGGTCGAGGACGGCCGCGTCGCTGCGCTCTGGGGCGCCGGCATCGGCTGGCCCGGCTTTGCCGCGGTCGCGTCGAGCGCATCAGGTGCGCGCTTCATCGCCCCAAGTGCTGACGAGATCGCGCGCATCCGCGCCAAGCATGCGTTCCTGAAGCCGCTGACGGTGCCGGCGGGCAGTTACCCGAAGCAGACCGAGCCGATCGCCTCGCTCGGCTCCTGGAGTTTTGTTCTCACGCGCGAAGATCTGCCTGACGACATCGCCTATCGCCTCGCCAAGACGCTGCGTGGCAATGAGGCGACGTTCTGCAAGAAGCTCGCGCAGGCCTGCGAGACCACCGCCGCAAACACGGTCGCGGCGGCGCCGAAGGCAGAGCTGATCCATCCTGGCGTGATGACGTATTTTCGCGAGATCGGGGTGGTGAAGTAG
- a CDS encoding tripartite tricarboxylate transporter substrate binding protein, with amino-acid sequence MLRILRCGVFGLAVLLGLFSATPPAAAGYPDRPVHWLIGFAAGGPVDIVARIMAQWLSDRLGQQFIVENRTGSGGNIAAAAAINSPPDGYTLLFVAPNNAISTSLYKKLPFDFLRDTVPVASIMQLTNMLVVSNAFPPKSVQEFIDYCKANPGKITYASSGNGTSVHMSAELFKAMTKCDMVHVPYRGSAIAFPDIISNKVQLIFDNLPSAMEQVKGGNVRALGVTSPQRWPSVPDVPAIAETVPGFESVGFYGISAPKGTPTEVIEILNKAVGEALKDPKLVARLTEVGGLPKPMTSAEFGKLVADETEKWRKVVEFAGVSVD; translated from the coding sequence ATGTTGCGAATTTTGCGGTGCGGTGTTTTCGGGCTCGCAGTCCTCTTGGGTCTTTTCAGCGCCACCCCTCCCGCAGCCGCCGGCTATCCCGACCGTCCCGTGCACTGGCTGATCGGCTTTGCCGCCGGCGGCCCGGTCGACATCGTGGCGCGGATCATGGCGCAATGGCTGTCGGACCGGCTCGGCCAGCAATTCATCGTCGAGAACCGCACCGGCTCCGGCGGCAACATCGCCGCCGCCGCCGCGATCAACTCGCCGCCGGACGGCTACACGCTGCTGTTCGTCGCGCCCAACAACGCGATCTCGACCTCGCTCTACAAAAAGCTGCCGTTCGACTTTTTGCGCGACACCGTGCCGGTGGCCAGCATCATGCAGCTCACCAACATGCTGGTCGTCTCCAACGCGTTTCCGCCGAAGTCGGTTCAGGAGTTCATCGATTATTGCAAGGCCAATCCCGGCAAGATCACCTATGCCTCCTCCGGCAACGGCACCTCGGTGCACATGTCGGCCGAGCTGTTCAAGGCGATGACGAAGTGCGACATGGTGCACGTGCCCTATCGCGGCTCGGCGATCGCCTTCCCCGACATCATCTCCAACAAGGTGCAGCTGATCTTCGACAATCTGCCCTCGGCGATGGAGCAGGTGAAGGGCGGCAACGTCCGGGCGCTCGGCGTGACCTCGCCGCAGCGCTGGCCGAGCGTGCCCGACGTGCCCGCGATCGCCGAGACCGTGCCCGGCTTCGAATCGGTCGGCTTCTACGGCATCTCCGCGCCGAAGGGCACGCCGACCGAGGTGATCGAGATCCTCAACAAGGCGGTCGGCGAAGCGCTGAAGGATCCGAAGCTGGTGGCGCGCCTCACCGAAGTCGGCGGCCTGCCTAAGCCGATGACATCGGCCGAGTTCGGCAAGCTGGTCGCGGACGAGACCGAGAAGTGGCGCAAGGTGGTCGAGTTCGCCGGGGTCTCGGTGGACTAG